The following proteins are encoded in a genomic region of Arachis ipaensis cultivar K30076 chromosome B02, Araip1.1, whole genome shotgun sequence:
- the LOC107626351 gene encoding protein SMAX1-LIKE 3 isoform X1, whose protein sequence is MRTGSCSVQQGLTPEAASIVKQAVTLAKRRGHAQVTPLHVANTMLSDSNGLLRTACLQSHSHPLQCKALELCFNVALNRLPASTSSPMLGNHHHPHHSQCPSISNAMVAAFKRAQAHQRRGSIENQQQPLLAVKIELEQLIISILDDPSVSRVMKEAGFSSTQVKSNVEQAVSLEICSQNNKNNNKSKDHNSDGDNNNNNNINSKVLDPVRDEDVSSVIDNLVSQRRRTSVIVGECVKSLEGVVRRVMEKFEKGQVSESLRGIKFLPLSLSSFSNLSRLEVEQKIEELNRSLVNNNNNDSNNKGCVLYLGDLKWIFYYYRDQGMSSRVCYSPVDHMIMEIAKMVSSNNNNNNGRFWLMGIATFQAYMRCKNGHPSMETLWGLHPITIPAGSLSLSLITDSGLQNQAITNSKADNRTSWLLLDQEGGGGVRGDINNNHHHHNNDLGTFMEPSSSSAKVVENEVRSLQSINSTCNSDSSTSLLPAWLQQYKNENKGLSSSNHQDVQVGEVSKTWNNATQKQPYTICDQTLTLSSPSSSNTSGVFSYDHHQNPNNINHIWNSENRCNRNHSQNHNQNNDEPALRVYISNKEIVDHHSPLTISPLSNPSSSNPNSTSSSGVMEAMEYVNNKFKELNLENLKTLCNALENKVPWQKEILPEIASTILQCRSGTRQRRKGNNNNNNVMMKEETWLFFQGVDLEGKEKIAMELARVVFGSSKENFISISMSSFSSSTRGDSSIEDNNSCRNKRSREDPSCSYIARFGDAVCSNPHRVFLVEDIEQADYFSQLGFKRAMERGKVEDSNGEEVSLCDAIIILSCESFSSRSRACSPLTRQKSCEGSSSREDNNDYGDGVATLEEISPCVSLDLDLNISIDDDECNDDHEDHGSVDEIGLLESVDRKVFFKIQDL, encoded by the exons ATGAGAACAGGAAGTTGTTCTGTGCAACAAGGGCTAACCCCAGAAGCTGCAAGCATAGTGAAGCAGGCCGTGACGCTTGCAAAGCGTCGCGGCCATGCTCAAGTGACGCCACTTCACGTGGCGAACACTATGCTTTCAGATTCTAATGGTTTATTAAGAACAGCTTGTCTCCAGTCTCATTCGCACCCTCTTCAGTGCAAGGCGTTGGAGCTCTGCTTCAACGTTGCACTGAACAGGTTGCCGGCTTCAACCTCAAGCCCCATGTTGGGTAACCATCACCATCCCCACCACTCTCAGTGTCCTTCGATTTCGAACGCCATGGTAGCTGCTTTCAAGCGCGCACAAGCTCACCAGCGACGCGGATCCATTGAGAACCAACAACAACCGTTGTTGGCCGTGAAGATTGAGCTTGAACAACTCATAATCTCAATCTTGGATGACCCTAGTGTTAGTAGGGTTATGAAAGAAGCAGGGTTTTCTAGCACACAAGTCAAGAGCAATGTAGAACAAGCTGTTTCTTTAGAAATATGCTCTCAAAACAACAAGAATAACAACAAGTCAAAGGATCATAATAGCGACGgagataacaacaacaacaacaacattaaCAGCAAGGTGTTGGATCCGGTAAGAGATGAAGATGTTTCAAGTGTGATAGATAATTTGGTGAgtcaaagaagaagaacaagcgTGATTGTTGGTGAGTGTGTGAAGAGCCTTGAAGGTGTAGTTAGAAGGGTGATGGAGAAGTTTGAGAAAGGACAAGTTAGTGAATCCCTTAGAGGTATCAAGTTtctacctctttctctttcttccttctcAAATCTTTCAAGATTAGAGGTTGAACAAAAGATTGAAGAGCTTAATAGGAGTCTtgttaataacaacaacaatgatAGCAATAATAAAGGGTGTGTTTTGTATCTTGGAGATCTCAAAtggattttttattattatagagACCAAGGAATGAGTAGTAGGGTTTGTTATAGCCCTGTGGATCACATGATAATGGAGATTGCAAAGATGGTgagtagtaataataataataataatggaaggTTTTGGTTGATGGGTATTGCAACTTTCCAAGCTTATATGAGATGCAAAAATGGACATCCATCAATGGAGACTCTTTGGGGTCTTCACCCCATTACAATCCCTGCTGGAAGCTTGAGTTTGAGCCTCATCACTGACAG TGGTCTACAAAATCAAGCAATAACAAACTCTAAAGCTGACAATAGAACTAGCTGGCTATTACTTGatcaagaaggaggaggaggagtgaGGGGTGATATtaataataatcatcatcatcataataatgATCTTGGAACCTTCATggaaccttcttcttcttcagctaaGGTAGTTGAGAACGAAGTTCGAAGCTTGCAAAGTATAAATAGTACTTGTAACAGTGATTCTTCAACTTCTCTCCTTCCTGCATGGCTTCAACAGTACAAGAATGAGAATAAAGGACTCTCCTCTTCTAATCATCAG GATGTTCAAGTGGGAGAGGTTTCCAAAACATGGAACAATGCAACACAAAAACAACCCTACACTATTTGTGATCAAACTCTCACAttatcatcaccttcttcatccAATACTTCTGGTGTTTTTTCCTATGATCACCACCAAAATCCTAACAATATCAACCATATTTGGAATTCAGAAAATCGTTGTAACCGCAATCACAGCCAGAACCACAACCAGAATAATGATGAACCCGCTTTGCGAGTTTACATTAGCAACAAAGAAATTGTAGATCATCATAGTCCATTAACTATCTCACCATTATCAAATCCAAGTTCTTCAAACCCTAATTCCACTTCTTCAAGTGGTGTCATGGAAGCAATGGAGTAtgtgaacaacaaattcaaagaGCTCAACTTGGAGAACCTAAAAACCCTTTGCAATGCTTTGGAGAACAAAGTTCCATGGCAGAAAGAGATACTACCCGAAATCGCGAGCACCATTTTGCAATGCCGTTCCGGAACAAGGCAAAGAAGGAAAggaaataacaacaacaacaatgtgaTGATGAAAGAAGAAACATGGTTGTTCTTCCAAGGTGTTGATCTTGAAGGCAAAGAGAAGATAGCAATGGAATTGGCTAGGGTTGTTTTTGGTTCATCAAAGGAAAACTTCATCTCAATATCAATGAGTAGTTTTTCATCATCAACAAGAGGTGATTCATCAATTGAGGACAACAATTCTTGCAGGAACAAGAGATCAAGGGAAGATCCAAGTTGTAGTTACATTGCGCGATTCGGGGATGCAGTGTGTTCTAACCCTCATAGGGTTTTTCTTGTTGAGGACATTGAACAAGCTGATTATTTCTCTCAACTTGGTTTCAAGAGAGCAATGGAGAGAGGAAAGGTTGAAGATTCAAATGGTGAAGAGGTTTCACTTTGTGATGCTATCATCATTTTGAGTTGTGAGAGTTTTAGTTCAAGATCAAGGGCTTGTTCTCCATTGACAAGACAAAAATCTTGTGAAGGTTCTTCATCAAGAGAAGACAATAATGATTATGGTGATGGTGTTGCTACTTTGGAGGAGATAAGTCCTTGTGTTTCTTTGGATTTAGATTTgaatatttccattgatgatgaTGAATGCAATGATGATCATGAAGATCATGGATCCGTGGATGAAATTGGACTTCTTGAATCTGTGGACAGAAAAGTTTTCTTCAAAATTCAGGATTTGTAA